The sequence CGGTGATTGGGTGGCGGCGTCGGTCAGTTGGTTCGACGATGACCCGTCGTCGAGTGCCAGTACGACCCCTGCGCTCGCGACGACGGCGACGATCACCAGCAGGGCGATCGTCAGTGTTTGGACTGGGCGGGACATTGTGTCTGTTTCGACGGCCGCTCGGATAGTAGGTGTATCGTTGGGTCAAATCGACGTCGTAGTCTTGGGGTACCGGGCGACTGCCGATAACTCCCGTGGGGGTCGAGGTTGGCCCGCCGATGGTCGACGTTCCACGGTCAGCACGCCTGGCACGAATTTTTATGTTCTCTCGGGTATATGTTGTGTGTATGGCATCAACACCCATAGACACGACTGACGGGCGACGAGAGATCCTGCGTCGAATGCTCACGATCCGGGCGTTCGAGGAGACGGCGAGGGACCTGTTCGCCGACGGTGAAATCCCCGGATTCGTCCACCTGTATATCGGCGAGGAAGCCGTCGGCGTGGGGGCGTGTAGCGCCCTCGAGGACCGGGATTACATCACGAGCACCCACCGCGGCCACGGCCATTCGATCGCGAAGGGCCTCGACCCGAAACTCATGATGGCCGAGCTGTTGGGTAGTTCCGAGGGGTACAACAACGGCAAGGGTGGCTCGATGCACATCGCCGACGTCGACGCCAACATGCTGGGCGCCAACGGCATCGTGGGCGCCGGGCCGCCCATCGCGACCGGCGCCGCTCTGACCGCGGCGTATCACGACACCGACGACGTCGCGCTCGCGTTCCTGGGTGACGGTGCAGTCGCGCAGGGGCAGGTACACGAGGCGATCAACCTGGCCGCGACGTGGGACCTCCCCGCGATCTACGTCATCGAGAACAACCAATTCGGCGAGGGGACGGCGGTCGACGACCAGCACAACGTCGAGAATCTGAGCGAGACAGCGGAGGCGTACAACATTCCCGGCTTCACCGTCGACGGTATGGACGTGACGGCGGTCCACGAAGCGGTCGCCGAGGCCAGGGAGCGGGCCGCAGACGGCGATGGTCCGACCCTCATCGAGGCGGAGACCTACCGCTATCGGGGCCACTTCGAGGGCGACCCCCAGGAGTACCGCACCGACGAGGACGTCAGCGAATGGCGCGAAGAGCGCGACCCGATCGAATCGTTCGAGGAACGGTTGCTCGATCGCGGCGACATCGACGAGGACGAACTCCAGTCGATGCGAGAGACTGTCGACGACGAGATCGAAGCGGCCGTCGACTTCGCCCGCGATGCCGACCGGCCCGATCCCGACGAGGCGTACGAGGACCTCTTCACCGAACCGGCACCGGAAATCGACCGATTCGTCGGCGATCTTCGTGCCGACGGCCGCGGAGGTGACCACCAATGACTGAGACGGAGACGATGACGGTGCGCGAAGCGATTCGTGCGGGGCTTCGAGAGGAGATGAACCGGGACGAGGACGTCTTCCTCATGGGTGAGGACGTGGCCGAGTACGGCGGTGTCTTCGAGGTGACAAACGGCCTCCTCGAGGAATTCGACGAGCGCCGCGTCCGGGACACGCCCATCAGCGAGGCCGGATTCGTGGGTGCAAGCGTCGGTGCGGCCGCGAGCGGGAGTCGACCGGTCGTCGAGATCATGTTCTCGGACTTCATGGGCGTGGCGATGGAACAGATCTCGAATCAGATGGCGAAGATGCGGTACATGTTCGGTGGCAAGACGGACATGCCGGTCACCATTCGGACGACCGAGGGCGGTGGCCAGGGTGCCGCGAGCCAGCACTCCGGAACCCCGCACACCTGGATCGCCCACTTCCCGGGGCTGAAAGCCGTTGCGCCGGGAACGGCTGAGGCGGCGAAGGGACTGGTGAAGTCCGCGATCCGCTCGGACGACCCGGTATTCGTCTTCGAGAACAAGGTGATGTACGAACAGGAAGGCCAGGTGCCGACGGATCCGGAGTTCACCGTTCCGATCGGCTCGGCATCGGTCGAACGGGAGGGTGCGGACGTCACAGTCGCGGCGACCCAGCGCATGGTCGGGGAGTCGCTGGCCGCCGCCGAGGACCTGGCGGGAGACGTCGACCTCGAGGTCATCGACCTGCGCTCGCTGTATCCACTCGACACGGAGACCATCGCCGAGAGCGTCCGAAAGACCGGTCGGCTCGTCGTGGCGGACGAGAGTCCTCTCTCCTACGGCACCCACGCCGAGGTGATGGCTCGCATCGTCGAATCGGAGTTCTACAGTCTCGACGCCCCGCTCCAGCGGGTCGGCGTCGCGGACACCCACATCCCGTTCGCCACGGAACTCGAAGAGGAGGTCATCCCGCATGCGGAGGACGTGATCGAGGCGGTCAGGAAGGTGGCCTAGACGGTGGCGCGGGTCGGTCTCATCGTCAATCCGGCGTCGGGCCGCGACATCCGCCGGGTCGCCGGCGGGGCGAGCGTCAGCGACGCCTACGCGAAACGCCGAGTGGCGTCGTCGATCGTGAGCGGGCTTGCCCTTCAGGAGGAACCGATCGAGGTCCTCGCGATGCCCGACGCTGCGGGCATCGCCGCCGAGGCCATCGAGGACTACGGCGGAGCGGCCTCGCTTCTGGACATGGAAATCACCGGTTCCCGTCGAGACACGCAGCGTGCCGCCGACCGACTGCGCGACGACGTGGACGTCATCGTGGCCATGGGTGGCGACGGCACGGTCCGGGACGTCGCATTGGCGGTGGGTGAGACACCGGTGCTCCCACTCTCGACGGGGACGAACAACGTCATCCCGACGCCGGTCGAGGGCACCGTCGCGGGCGGCGCGGTCGCCCTGTACGCCACAGGCGCAGTCGGTGCCGACGTCACGACCCGGCACACGATGGTCGAAGCGACGATCCGCGGGGCGACCGACCGGACGGTCCGGGGGGTCGCTACCCTCGGCGTTGTCGATCGGTCGTTCGTCGGAACGCGGGCCGTCCTCGATCCCAGCGAGTACCTGGGGGGTGTCGTCTCGCGTGCGAGTCAGGGGGAAGTCGGTCTCTCCGGCATCGTGGGCGGCTGTCTCTCCCTCGCGCCCGACCAGCCCGACGGAGCGGGCGTGTTCGTCGACCCGGAAGCCGCCAGAACCGTTCGGGCGATTACGATGCCGGGCGTGGTCGAAACGGTCGGCATCGACGACTGCCAGCGCCTGACTGCCGGCGAGACAATCGAGGTCGCGGTTGACGAGGCCGTCATCAGCGTCGACGGCGAGCGCCACGTCGAGGTACAGGACGCGACTATCGTGGCGGGACCGACCAACGAAACGATCCGTCTCATCGACGTCGACGCCGTGTACGAACGGGGCCCGTTCCCCTAGGGTCGCTCGACGGAGATTTCCACCGGCAGATCCTCGCGGAGGACCTCGGCGACGTGACACTCGGCTTCGGCCTCGTCGATCAAGTCGGCCAGCGCGTCGTCGCCTACCTCCGGCGCATCCACGATCACGACGAGATCGATCGCCTCGATCGAGCCCGTCTCGGGCTGGAGAACTCCGTCGACGGTCACGGAGTCGATGGTCACGCCCGCCTCCATCGCCACGTTTCGCAGCGTGAGCGCGAGACAGGACTGGAGGGACCCCAACATAATTTCTGGCGGCGTCGGTATCTCGTCTAGCCCGAACGGGTAGTCGTAGTCCTCGATCAGAAAGACGCCCTCGCTTTCGGCTTCGTTTCTCGTGAGGACCCGTCGATCGGTTCCCGCGAAGGCCGTCGAGATTTCGTCGAGATCGTACGGATAGTCGTAATCCTCGACAAGGGCGACCCCCTCCACGTCCGATCCGCTTCGCGAGCGGCCCTGTCGCTGCCGTCCCTCTGATTCCGAGGAGCGGTCGGTCGTCGTCTCCCCGTCACCAGCACCGACGAGCAGTGACCAGGGATTCTCGAGGCGCTCGACGAGCGCGGCCATGAACCTGGCGGCGTCGGCCCCGTCGACGACGCGATGATCGAAGGAGAGGTCGAGCGGGAGCATCGGCTGGGCCGTGGCCTCGCCGTCCACCATCCGGACCCGCTCGCTCAAGGCGTCGACCCCGAGGATCGCGATCTGTGGCGGGTTGATGATCGGATTGAAGGCCTCGACCCCCAGGTGGCCCAGGTTCGAGACGGTGAACGTCCCCCCGCTGAGATCGTCCATCGTGTACTCGCCGGACAGCGTGCGTTCGGTCACTGTCCGTCTGGTCTCGGCGACCTCGGGCAGCGTTTTCTGGTCGACTGTGGGGATGACCGGCGTGAGCAGCCCTTCGTCCACGTCGACGGCGATGTTGATGTTGTGTTCCTCGTAACGGACGTGTTCGCCGTCCTCGTAGGTTCCGTTGAACGCGGGGAACGTTCCGAGCGTCTCGGAGAGCGCGAGCAACAGGAGATCTGTCATGGAGACGTCCGCATCGAGTGCCTCGTCCGCCGCTTCCGTCGCTTCCCGAAGCGCGCTCGCGTCGGCGGACCGGTGGATGGTAACGTGGACGGCCTCCCGATAGCTCTCCCCGAGTCGGCGTGCGATCGTCGCCCGCATCCCGGTGAAGGTTTCCCGATCGCGGACGGTGCGACCGGCTCCGCCTTCCGTGGGCGCCGTCTCACTCGCTTCTTCGGCTCGTTCGACGTCCTCGGCAGTGATCGCCCCGCCTGGGCCGGTCCCCTCCACGGCACCGAGATCGACGCCGAGTTCCTCGGCCCGTTTTTTCGCTTTGGGACTCGCTCGCACGACCGGTTCGGCTTCTCCTGATTCGTCCGGTTCGCTTGCCGGCGGTTGATCTCCCGCGGCCGATGACTGGGGTTCCTCGCCACTCTCCGCCGGTTCCGTCGCCTCGTCGGTCGTCTCCAGCTCGGCTTCGGCCTCGGCCCGCAGGTCCGATACGTCCGTTTCGGGATCGGCGACGATGCCAAGTGGAGCGCCCGGCGGCACGGTCGTTCCGGCGTCGATCAGTACCTCGCGGAGCGCGCCCGCTTCCCGGGCCTCGACCGTCTCCGTCGTCTTCTCGGATTCGATCTCTACGACTGGATCGTCGGCCGACACCGTCTCCGAGACGTCGACGTGCCACTCGAGGACCGTTCCCTCTTCCATTTCGAGCCCAAGTTTGGGCATTCGGACGATATATGCCATAGTTGACGTTTCGCTGCCAACGACATAATAGCTCCCCCGACGTTGCGACCACGGCAGCTGTTCCGCTCCGTTTGCGCCCCGTCGTCACGGTCGGAGCGCCTCGAGCTCGTCGACGTACCGGTAGTACAGCGCCCCGTGAAAAATGGGGCGGGCAGTCCGACGCATCGTGACGCTCTCGACCCGATCGTCTTCGACGTCGACCCCCACAGCGACCGTTCCTTTCGGATGGCCGATACGCACTTCGCCCGATCCCGGCCCGAGAATATCGTTGGGGAGCGTCCCGTCGAGTCGGGCCGCCGCGCCGAGACACATCGCACCCGTCATGGCGTAGGCGTGGTGTGGATGCTGGTTCGACATGATCCGTCCGGTGACGTCGATCGAGTCGGCCTCGACACGATCGTCGATGGAGCAGTCGTAGGACTGCGGTTCGGAGACGATCTGCAAGAATGGCACTTCCGGCGTCACGCTCGCGGCGTCGGCTGGATCCTCGACGAGCCCGAGGCGGCTGGCCGCGTGACCGCGCACGCGCTCGATCCTGGCCATCAGGTCGTCGTCGGCTTCGATCTCCGCGGGGAGTTCCGTTCCCGAAAGCCCGAGGTCGGCGGCTCTGACGAACACGTTGAGGTTCGTGACGTCGACGATCGACACCTCGAACGAGTCGCCGTCCACGGTCAGCGTTTCCCGTCGGTCTCCAGTGGGAAAGGTACCGTCGGGACCCGCGGGATCGAGGAATGCGGAGTCGATTCTGGCGCCCGATCCCGGTACACCGTCGATGGTGAAATCGCCGTACACGTCCGGCTCACCCGCCCGTACGGGAACGGTCTGCTCGACGCTCGTTCCGGTGTTGGTGTTGTAGAGCGTCATCGTCGTCGCCGGCTCCTCCGGGGTGACCAGTTCCTCTTCGAGCGCGTAGACCCCGATCGCTGCGGTGAGATTGCCGCAGTTCGCGTCCCAGGCGGCCGAGGACTCCTCGATGGCGATCTGTCCGAACGTGTACTCGACGTCGACCCCCTCGCGGGTCGACGGCTCGACGATCATCGCCTTACTGGTGTGGGAATTTCCACCGCCGATGCCGTCGACCTGAATGGGATCCGGCGAGCCGAACACCTCGACGAGGAGCGCATCGCGAACCTCGCCGGCGGGCGGCAGGGCCGCCTCGCGGAAGAAGAGTCCGCGACTGGTGCCCCCGCGAATCAGGGTGCCCTCGACGTGACCGATCAGGTCGTGGTCGGTGTCGGCTGTCATCGGTATACTGCACCTCCCGTATTCCGGCGACGTTCGGCGTTAGACCGGAAGACCGCCCGTTCGACGTGGGAGCCGACCGTTGCTCCGGCACCTCTCGAATCCTCACGATATATCGTTTTGTCCATGAACCGTATTCTGGATGGCGTGACCCAAAAGCGTTGGTGGGTCCCATGGTGACGGTTGTTCGAGACCCGAGCGGGCGCGGGAATTGCATCGACGTTTTTCGGCGTGTGCAAACGTCCACTGGTACTTCGCACTCCCGGACGCCGTCGATTTCGTCTAGTCGGCGCCCTCCTCGGCTTCGGTTTGATCCCAGTCGGCGAGGACGCGGTCGTACTCGTGGAACTCCTCGCCAGAATGCTGAGTGAGTGCCGCGTACATGTTCTCGGTAGGAATGTCGAAGCGGTCGTGGGCCTCGTCGAAGGCCGCGAGGACGAATCCCCGCTGCTGATCGAAGGAACGGCCTTGCCGAATATCCCCGTTGAGCATGAGGGCCGGCTCGCCGGGATCGAGGCGACCGAGGTAGTACCCGGAGTCCTCGTAGGTGCGGATGGTCACCGCGACGTGGCCCGTTCCGGTTTCCATGAAATCGGCGAAGTGTTCGGCGATGGCGTCGGCGTAGGCTGCCTTCTTTCCGGGATCGAGAGCGATCGTCACCTCGAACTGTAAGTGTGGCATCGTCTCACACTGATCGTGGAGCCACATAATGGTACTCCCGGCCGATGGGTCTCTGTTCGGATGCGCTGATTTCCCGTCCAGCTTCGCTTTCAACCACGGTGTCGAGGATTCTTGAGATGCGCGGGAAAACATTTTGTTGAAGTGGTTGTTTTAGCATACTATCGTCTGAGGAGTATGTTCGTCGGAGGGGGAGAATGGGGAGAAGAAGTACATTCTTTGAGGGCGTGTCCTTCCTGTAATTTCTGCAGGAATACGTGATACCGCCGTAATCTTGAGGGGTAAGCGTCGATGGGGCAGAATGACGATGACACCCGGACCGGCTGCTACAACGCGTCAGTTGTGCCCACCGTCGACTTTGAGAACTGTTTCAACGATTGCGATTCTCTCGGGATTTCGGCCGTCACGCGGTTCGTGATTTCACTTTTATCCAGGTATGGGCAATTGATAGTATACGAAAAAATTGCCAAAACTATCATAAACAGAGAATATATACAAAATCGGAAAGTCGTCACTCTGATTGCGGTAGAGGGGAAAGAGGAAAAGAAATAAAGGTAGCAACGACATCCGGATCGATCGAGGCGTCGAAGGTTCCATCCTCGATGCCGACCCGAAGT is a genomic window of Halanaeroarchaeum sulfurireducens containing:
- a CDS encoding NAD(+)/NADH kinase; this translates as MARVGLIVNPASGRDIRRVAGGASVSDAYAKRRVASSIVSGLALQEEPIEVLAMPDAAGIAAEAIEDYGGAASLLDMEITGSRRDTQRAADRLRDDVDVIVAMGGDGTVRDVALAVGETPVLPLSTGTNNVIPTPVEGTVAGGAVALYATGAVGADVTTRHTMVEATIRGATDRTVRGVATLGVVDRSFVGTRAVLDPSEYLGGVVSRASQGEVGLSGIVGGCLSLAPDQPDGAGVFVDPEAARTVRAITMPGVVETVGIDDCQRLTAGETIEVAVDEAVISVDGERHVEVQDATIVAGPTNETIRLIDVDAVYERGPFP
- a CDS encoding alpha-ketoacid dehydrogenase subunit beta; its protein translation is MTETETMTVREAIRAGLREEMNRDEDVFLMGEDVAEYGGVFEVTNGLLEEFDERRVRDTPISEAGFVGASVGAAASGSRPVVEIMFSDFMGVAMEQISNQMAKMRYMFGGKTDMPVTIRTTEGGGQGAASQHSGTPHTWIAHFPGLKAVAPGTAEAAKGLVKSAIRSDDPVFVFENKVMYEQEGQVPTDPEFTVPIGSASVEREGADVTVAATQRMVGESLAAAEDLAGDVDLEVIDLRSLYPLDTETIAESVRKTGRLVVADESPLSYGTHAEVMARIVESEFYSLDAPLQRVGVADTHIPFATELEEEVIPHAEDVIEAVRKVA
- a CDS encoding tautomerase family protein yields the protein MPHLQFEVTIALDPGKKAAYADAIAEHFADFMETGTGHVAVTIRTYEDSGYYLGRLDPGEPALMLNGDIRQGRSFDQQRGFVLAAFDEAHDRFDIPTENMYAALTQHSGEEFHEYDRVLADWDQTEAEEGAD
- a CDS encoding 2-methylaconitate cis-trans isomerase PrpF family protein, with amino-acid sequence MTADTDHDLIGHVEGTLIRGGTSRGLFFREAALPPAGEVRDALLVEVFGSPDPIQVDGIGGGNSHTSKAMIVEPSTREGVDVEYTFGQIAIEESSAAWDANCGNLTAAIGVYALEEELVTPEEPATTMTLYNTNTGTSVEQTVPVRAGEPDVYGDFTIDGVPGSGARIDSAFLDPAGPDGTFPTGDRRETLTVDGDSFEVSIVDVTNLNVFVRAADLGLSGTELPAEIEADDDLMARIERVRGHAASRLGLVEDPADAASVTPEVPFLQIVSEPQSYDCSIDDRVEADSIDVTGRIMSNQHPHHAYAMTGAMCLGAAARLDGTLPNDILGPGSGEVRIGHPKGTVAVGVDVEDDRVESVTMRRTARPIFHGALYYRYVDELEALRP
- a CDS encoding 2-oxo acid dehydrogenase subunit E2 translates to MAYIVRMPKLGLEMEEGTVLEWHVDVSETVSADDPVVEIESEKTTETVEAREAGALREVLIDAGTTVPPGAPLGIVADPETDVSDLRAEAEAELETTDEATEPAESGEEPQSSAAGDQPPASEPDESGEAEPVVRASPKAKKRAEELGVDLGAVEGTGPGGAITAEDVERAEEASETAPTEGGAGRTVRDRETFTGMRATIARRLGESYREAVHVTIHRSADASALREATEAADEALDADVSMTDLLLLALSETLGTFPAFNGTYEDGEHVRYEEHNINIAVDVDEGLLTPVIPTVDQKTLPEVAETRRTVTERTLSGEYTMDDLSGGTFTVSNLGHLGVEAFNPIINPPQIAILGVDALSERVRMVDGEATAQPMLPLDLSFDHRVVDGADAARFMAALVERLENPWSLLVGAGDGETTTDRSSESEGRQRQGRSRSGSDVEGVALVEDYDYPYDLDEISTAFAGTDRRVLTRNEAESEGVFLIEDYDYPFGLDEIPTPPEIMLGSLQSCLALTLRNVAMEAGVTIDSVTVDGVLQPETGSIEAIDLVVIVDAPEVGDDALADLIDEAEAECHVAEVLREDLPVEISVERP
- a CDS encoding thiamine pyrophosphate-dependent dehydrogenase E1 component subunit alpha → MASTPIDTTDGRREILRRMLTIRAFEETARDLFADGEIPGFVHLYIGEEAVGVGACSALEDRDYITSTHRGHGHSIAKGLDPKLMMAELLGSSEGYNNGKGGSMHIADVDANMLGANGIVGAGPPIATGAALTAAYHDTDDVALAFLGDGAVAQGQVHEAINLAATWDLPAIYVIENNQFGEGTAVDDQHNVENLSETAEAYNIPGFTVDGMDVTAVHEAVAEARERAADGDGPTLIEAETYRYRGHFEGDPQEYRTDEDVSEWREERDPIESFEERLLDRGDIDEDELQSMRETVDDEIEAAVDFARDADRPDPDEAYEDLFTEPAPEIDRFVGDLRADGRGGDHQ